CACGGATCCGGGGGTTCGAGCCGAATACCTCTTCAAGGCGGCGAATGTGGCGAGAGGGATGCGTTATGAATTGGCGGCCCTTCAGGTTTTTGAAGTGGGAAAGGCCTGGAGTGAGGCGGACGGAGATGTTTGCGAAGCCATCGATTTCCTGGAATACTATGGGCGCGAGATGATCCGGCTGAGTGCTCCACAACGCATGGGACAGGTACCCGGAGAAATCAGTCACCTTTTCTACGAACCCCGTGGAATCGCCGTAGTGATTGCCCCCTGGAATTTTCCACTCGCTATTTCCATGGGAATGACATGCGCCGCCATTGTGACGGGAAATACAGTCGTCTATAAACCTGCTTCCCAATCGCCCGTGATCGGCTCCATGGTTTCAAAGATTTTCGAGGAGGCAAAACTTCCTCCGGGTGTGCTCAATTTCCTTCCCGGCTCCGGCAGCGAGATCGGGGACTATCTGGTCACACACCCTCAAGTCAGCCTCATTGCCTTTACCGGCAGTAAAGCTGTCGGACTTCGCATTGTAGAGCTTGCGTCGAAAACCCCTGAGGGAGCTTTGTCGGTCAAGAATGTGATCGCCGAAATGGGTGGGAAAAATGCCATTATAGTGGATGCGGATGCGGATTTTGATGAGGCTGTCTTACATATTCTGCATTCCGCTTTTGGCTATCAAGGACAAAAGTGCTCGGCGTGCTCGCGCTTGATCGTTCTCGAGGAAAACTACGACCGACTCGTGGACCGGCTCAAAGCCGCAGCGGAAAGCCTCCACCTGGGCTCTCCCGAGAATCCTCAAAATGTGATGGGAGCTGTGATTGATCCTTCGGCTCGACAGAAAATCATGGAATATATTGAAATCGGCAAGAAGGAAGGGACCTTACTGCTGGAGCGTCAGGTTCCTGGCAGTGGAGGACATTTTGTACCGCTTACTATCTTCACGGATATCCGTCCGGACCATCGCCTGGCCCAGGAGGAAATCTTTGGTCCCGTGCTGGCGGTCATGAAAGCGCAGGATTTCGACGAGGCTCTCGCTATTGCCAACAGTACCCCTTACGCCCTCACGGGAGCAGTGTTTTCAAGAAGTCCAGCCAATATCGCCCGGGCTGCGAAAGAATTTCGGACGGGCAATCTCTATATCAACCGGGGCTGTACAGGAGCACTGGTGGGACGCCATCCATTTGGAGGTTTCAACATGTCCGGGATCGGGTCCAAAACGGGGGGGCCAGACTATCTGTTGCAGTTCATGGTCCCTAGAAATGTGGCCGAAAATACGATGCGAAAAGGATTTGCCCCCTTGAAAAACTCAAGAAAATAAAGGTATTGAAACCCGACATCAACGGACAGGTTCTGATGATCCTTTCAGGCAACCCGCTGCAAACGGCGATAATCCCCATCTTGATAGAGAGTATATTTCGCACCTTCAAAATCGAATTGATCCTGATAGCCAAATGGAAGGCCCAGATCCTGGGCCGTTGAAATGCTTTCCAGCAGGAAGGAAAGAACCATCGCGTATTGTTCGAGGGACGACAGAACTTCTCCGGATTCTATGGAAATTTCCTTCACGCCGAACAGTTCTTTGAGTCCTCGGGTTTCAAATACCCCTTTTTCCTTGTTGTATACCAACAAAATGGTCTGGTCTGGTTTTTTGCTGTTCTGGATCTGAAGAAGAACTGCGCTTTCCTCAACAATAGAAGTTTCGGTCATTTTTTGTTTCCTTTGTGTCATTTTTTATCCACCAACATGTCAGAACATCCGGGAATGCTTACCCTCAGCCATGAAAATTGCGAGTCGGATTTTCAAATCAGGCATCCAGCCTGGGGCAAGGAATCCCGACCTACGGACGGAGTATCTTCAAAGCAAAAGGCTATGGTGAATTTCAGATGTTTAGCTGCAAATAGCCCTTTCCCAAAAGGGCGTTACTCATTTTAAATGAAGATAACAGACAGTTTTTTTTAAAGCAACTCAAGAGAAAAAAGGCCATCTTACCTGCAAGATGGAATGAAATGAGGAAAACGGGATCGAAACCTCGAGGTAGATACCGCATGGACTCACCAGCTCCTACCTGCATTCTCAAAAAATCGTTATACAAGGGTCTTGTAAGGCATGCCTTGTTTGGAATATTGTCCTCACCCTGAAAAGCAGCGACAGAGTCTATTCATTTTCAAGGAGTTTATTGCATGCCCATCGATCAGCTTTCGCCGTCTCAGCAGGCGGCTGTCACCTATGTCTCCAGTCCCACCATTGTCACCGCAGGCGCGGGAAGTGGAAAAACCAGGACCCTGACCACCAAGATTGCCCACCTGGTGAACGACCTTGGTTATAGTCCCGATAGGATTCTCGCCATTACCTTTACCAACAAAGCGGCTGCCGAAATGAAGAGCAGGCTTCAAAGGGCAACCCAAAGGCCGGCAAACGATTTTCCCTGGGTGAGGACTTTTCACAGCGCCTGTTTCAAGATCCTGAAAGCCCACTGCGATTTACTGGGATACCAAAAACCCCTCATGATTCATGACGACTCCCAACAGAAAACGCACCTGAAGAAAGTCCTTGCCGAACTGAACCTGGACAAAAAGTACTTGTACGGAGCGGGCAGCATGATTTCCCACGCTAAAAACTCGGGAGACCCACAAAAGTTTCTCAATCTCCATGGGAAACTCCCCCGAAAGCTGGAAATCTATAGAAAATACAATGAAATGCTTGAACAGAACAACTCCATTGACTTCGATGACATTCTCCTGCTCACCCGTGATCTTCTGATAAAATTTCCAGAGATTCGTGACCGATATCAGAATTCTTTTGATTATATCCTGGTGGACGAATTCCAGGATTCCAACGATATTCAAAACCAGATCATCGATTTGCTCCTGCGGGATGGAAGACTGACCGTTGTAGGGGATGACTATCAGAGTATCTACAAGTTCAGAGGAGCGGATCCCTTTCATTTTATCAATTTTCCCCGGAAATACTGTGACGCACGGATCTTCAAATTAGAAGAAAATTACCGCTCCACGACGGAAATCGTAGCCGCTTCCGACGCTCTTATCGCCAATAATTCCCAACGCATGGAAAAAACATGCTTCAGCAGGCGCAAGGGTGAACTTATTCACGTCAAATCGCTCCCCACCGACGACGCCGAAGCGGCCTGGGTCGCCAAGAAATGTTGGGAATATGTCGGCTACAAGAAAATTACCATGCAGGAAATCGCCATTCTCTACAGAACAAAGTTCACGTCTCTTCCCTTTGAACGGGCCTTGAGGTCCGAAAGGCTTCCTTACAACATGGTTGGAGCGCAGGGCTTTTTTCAACGCAGGGAAGTTCAAGACCTTAACGCTTATCTTATCAGTGCGGTCAATGTTCGGGATGACGTCTCCTTTGAACGCATCATCAACGTTCCCAAGCGTGGCATTGGTCCGGGCGCTCTCAAGAAAATCTTTGCAGCCAAAGAGCGAGATATGTCTTTACAGGACGCGTGCCGAAAAGCACTCCGCAGGAACATTCTTCCCAAAAAGGCCATGGTGGAATTGGATAAACTGCTCTCATTCATCGAAGCCATTGGAAAGGAAAAGCCGGATACAGCTCTGAGAAAAGTCGTTATGGAAATGGAATACGGCGAATACATCAAATCCATCGCAGAGAACGAAGAAGACGTCATAAGCCGTATGGAAAATATCAAGCAAATGATCTACGATGCGTCGCAAAAAGATTCCATTGCAAGCTACCTGGAAGATGCCGCACTCATCAGGGATGATCAGGATACCGCAGACAAGAAGAATGGAATCAGGCTCTCCACGATTCATGCTGCCAAAGGGCTGGAATTCAAGGTGGTTTTCGTCGTCGCACTCGAAGAGGGCATTCTGCCGCATGGTCGATCGTTTGATGCCCGGGATGAAAAAAAGCATGATGAAGGTATCGAGGAAGAACGGCGTCTCATGTATGTGGCCATGACCAGGGCCTCGGACTATCTCCATCTTACCTCTTCCAGAACGCGAAGGGGGGAAGCAACGATAGAAAGCCGTTTTCTCGATGAAATTCCGGAAGATCTTCAGGACAGACAGTAAATTTTTGAGCTTATTTTGAATTCCAGGCTTACAAAAAAACGAATGTGGTGAGCCTGGAAGGGAAGAATAAGGTCAAGGATAGGTTTTTTGAGTTTTTAAGGGAGTCTCGTGTGCCGCTTCTTGTTTCCACTTCTTACCAGCCCCCTTTTGTTCTTCAAAATGGTCATTTTCAGACAATCTTTCCCAGCCTTTTCCGCAGGGTGCGAGACGTTTCCTATCATCGCATCAGGATCTCAACTCCAGATGATGATTTCATCGACCTGGATCGCGCTTCCGTTGGGGGCGACAAACTTGGAGTGATCGCTCATGGGTTGGAGGGAAGTTCCTGCCGCAGCTATGTTTTGGGAATGGTGCAGGCTTTGAATGCCCAAGGATGGGATGCTGTAGCATGGAATTTCAGAGGATGCAGTGGAGAGCCCAATCGCCAGATCAGATTTTATCACAGTGGGGATACGGATGACCTCAATACCGTGCTCAAGGAAATTCTGAACAGGTTCGACTACCGCCACATCGCCTTGATTGGATTCAGTATGGGCGGGAATGTGATTCTGAAATTTCTGGGAGAATATTCGGCACGCATGCACCCCTCCATCAAGGCGGGTATCGCATTCTCCGTTCCTTGCGATTTGGCATCCGCTGCTCACAAGTTGAAGCAACCTTCAAATCTCATTTACATGAAGCGGTTTCTCCTGAATCTACACGAAAAAATACGTATAAAAATGAAACAGTTTCCTGGTCGAATCGATGATAAGGGCTACCACCTCATTCACAGTTTTAAAGAGTTCGATGAGCGTTATACGGCACCTCTCCATGGATTTGAAAGCGCGGAGGATTATTGGGAGAAGTCCAGCAGCAAGGGGTTTTTGCATCGCATTTCAATCCCTGTTCTGATGGTGAACGCTCTGGATGATCCATTTCTCTCCTCTTCGTGTTATCCTTATGAAGAAGCTTTGAATAATCCCTGTTTTTTCCTGGAAGCCCCCAGGTTTGGTGGGCACGTGGGATTTATGGGATATGGGAATGGCGGGAATCGATACTGGTCGGAAACACGCACCGTACAATTCTTGAAGAACCAATGCAATTGGAAATAAAACTCCAAATGATTGGCGGGCCAGGTTGAAAGTCGCACTAATCACGCCTTCAAATGATATATATGGCGCATACATGTCGTTATTGTGGCGTTATTTTATCTATTATGGCGCGATAATGGCGATGAAATTTAAAGGGGGGGCTGGGGTTGAGCAAATAATATTTGTAATATTAATATCTTAAAATTTATTTCGAGGTTGGCATTCATGTTGCAAAACTTCATAAACAAATATGAAAGAAAACTCTTTCCTCCTCTTAAAACCAGTCGGTCTGCCCCACCGACTGGTTTTTTTATTCAGGAAAGGCTTCTTTTTTGAAGCCGTAGAATCCCGCCATACCTGCTTTCTCCAATGAACCGGAAACACCGTTGTTTAACCGAAATCACCTTAAGTCTCCTTCCGGTCGATATAGTTGTTTGTGGTATAGTTCACGTTCCTGCGAATAGCTCTTTTCCCATACGAAGTTCCCCGTCTACATTTTCTTGAAGACAGCCTCAAAGGGATTGTTGAATCCCCCTTTGTTTTTTTTTCTGTGATATCTTTTCGTGGTATTTTTGTGTGGAAGGCTGCGGAACATTCTTCGGAGTCTTACGGTCCGGTTTGTCCTTTGATTTATTATCTCCCTGGTTCTTCATGGAAAGAGCGATGCGTTTTCTTTGATGATCCACATCGAGAACGGTGACCATCACCTGCTGGTGTACGCGCACTACCTGGCCGGGATCTTTTATAAAGTAGTCGCAAAGTTCGCTCACGTGAACCATCCCGTCGCGGTGAACACCAATGTCTACAAATGCTCCGAATGCAGTGACATTCGTGACGATGCCTGGCAACCTCATGCCGGGCTGCAGGTCATCGATGCTCTCAATTCCTGGTGCAAAGGAAAAGGGTTCAAAGGTTTTCCGAGGATCTCTACCAGGTTTGGCCAGTTCCTGTAGAATGTCGTTCAAAGTGGGCATCCCCACATCCTTGGTGACATAGCGCGACAGATCGATCTTCTGCCTGAGGCTTTCATCACGCATGAGGTCGGAGACGGAGCATTTGAGATCCTTCGCCATGGTTTCAACGATGGGATACGATTCGGGATGGACGGCGCTGGAATCGAGGGGATTCGAGCCTCCGCGAATGCGCAAAAAACCGGCGGCCTGCTGGTACCCCTTGGGTCCAAGGCGGGGAACTCTCTTGAGTTCTGCGCGAGATTCAAAGGGGCCCTTCTCGTTCCGGTATGCCAGGATATTTTTCGCCAGCTGAGGTCCAAGTCCTGAAACGTAAGTGAGCAACTGTGCGCTGGCGGTGTTGACCTCAACACCTACACTGTTCACACAACTCATGACCACATCGTCAAGGCTTTTCTTGAGTTCGCCCTGATCCACATCGTGTTGATACTGCCCCACCCCGATGGACTTGGGATCTATTTTGACCAGCTCCGCCAGCGGGTCCATGAGACGCCGCCCGATGGAAACGGCTCCACGAACTGTCAGGTCATGATCGGGAAATTCTTCCCGAGCAATGGCGGAAGCCGAATAAATGGATGCCCCACTCTCATCCACCATGACGATCTGAACGTCTGCAGGAAGCCCCAATTTCCGAACAAAGGATTCCGTTTCCCTTCCCGCCGTACCGTTTCCAATGGCGATGGCTTCTGTTTTAAACTGGCGCACCATGGCCACGATCCGCTCTACCGCCTTGGCCGCTGCCTGATCTCCCGTATGAGGGTAAATGGTTTCATTGTGAAGAAGTTTCCCCTGAGGATCCAGGCATACCACCTTACAGCCGGTCCGGAACCCCGGGTCGATGGCCATCACCTTTTTGGATCCCAAAGGGGCGGCCATGAGCAGGTGCCGCAAGTTGTCCACAAAAATGGCAATGGCATCCCGGTCTGCACGCACTTTGGTCTCCTGTTTGATTTCCGTTTCCAGGGAAGGAGCCAGCAGTCGGCGATAACTGTCATGGAGGGCCAATCGGACCTGTTGAGAAGCAGGCGAATCCCCCTTTAAAAAAAGAGATTCCAGAATGGCAAGAGCTTCTTCCTCAGGTGGGAGAATATGGAGGGAAAGAAACCCTTCACGCTCGCCACGACGCATTGCAAGCACGCGATGCGATGGAGCCTGGCCGACTGATTCTTCCCAGTCGTAGTAATCACGGTACTGGATGCCTTGGGCTTCTTTTCCCGGAAGAACCTTGGCTCGAAACTGACCTTTCCGGGAAAACAAGTTACGCAGATGAGCACGGGTTTCGGTATTTTCGTTGGCCCACTCGGCAATGATGTCGCGGGCCCCTGAAAGAGCATCATCTACCGAGGAAACACCTTTCTCCTCGTCGAGGTACCGGCGAGCCTCAACGTCCGGATCCAGACCCGGCTCCTGGTCGAAGAGCTTCTGTGCAAGGGGTTCAAGTCCCTTTTCTTTGGCGATGGTAGCTCGAGTCCGACGCTTGGGGCGGTAGGGTAGATAGAGATCTTCCAAAACGGCAAGGGAATCGGCCTTGAGGACCTTGAGGTTCAGATCGTTCGTCAACTTTCCCGTCTCGGCAAGGGATTTCAGGATCGCCTCGCGTCGTTTATCGAGAGCTTCAAGTTGAGCGAGACGATCACGGATAGCCACAATCTGAGTTTCATCCAGAGATCCTGTGGCTTCCTTGCGGTATCGCGCGATAAATGGAACCGTTGCTCCATCTTCAAAGAGCTGCAGAGTAGCCTGGATCTGATGGGGGGCGAGTTGAAGCTCCTTTGAAATAATGGAAATGTACTGCTCGTTCATATCTTCCTTTCCCAATACAGGACAAAGTTTTTCAGTGCAGGAAATGTTTTATAAGGCATAGCTCATTCAAAGTATTCGGGTCTATCATTCCACCTCTATTTTGTAAATGATCCATCATGATAAGGATGCGAAAGTTCTCGACCCGCACAGCAGTTTTGTCGTACATAAATCCAGCGAAAGCAAAAGACGGCAAACCCTGGAGACCGGCCCAGCAGCAGGATATTTGGGCTGAGGGGACATTCATTTATTGTATAAAATGAGGAGTTTTCATGAACAATGAGACTGTACCTGCAAGTACTCAAATGCACTACGAACTGCGGCTGACAACTACGGCCTCCGGTGTGGGATATTTCGCATGCTGCCCAGCGGAGGAAACAGTTTTCAACGATTACATCGAATACTTGAGGTCCCATCCTTTTGACGAGTTTATGCACAAGCATTTGATGGAATCCCTCTCCGTCCTGAAAGAGGAAAAAATCCGGGACATGATCAAGAAAGCCGGGAAGGACGATCCGGTTTTCTTGTCTCTTTTGTATGAGGTTTGCCATATCTATGAAAAATTCACTGTATTACGAAAGCTTTTTGAATCGGAAGATCTGAAAGAGCTGAGTTCGTATACTCCCCTCATCCATATTCGATCGGACCGTTTAGAGGATCAGGCTCTCCATTTCAAATGGATTCAATTATTTGAGGAAAATATCAACGAGCACAAATCCATCCCCTCTCCCCAATCCATCGGCCTGCCCTTTCCGTTTGCAGAAAGGGAGCTTCTCTCGGATTCCAGGCATGTTGTTTCCATCAAAACAGTCTCCGATGGCATTCCAAAATCTTCGACTCAGCACTCGGACTCCCTCCCCTCTTTTGAAGAAACCGCACAAAAAGCTCTGGAAAAACTTCAAAAAACCGGGGTGCTGGGCGGCACGGAAATGCGGCATGCATCTTCCCTGAGCCCTTATGCCCTATTTCGACAGTGGAACATCAACCATGCAGTGCGCAACGGCCGGCATGATTATACCCTCCGTGGCGTGCAGACAAGCTATGGGCGAGGGCTTTCACTGCCAATGGCAAGGGCTTCTTATTCCATGGAAATAGTGGAACGGTGTTCAGCCTTTGCCGATTTTGGTCCGGAAGGGGTTCTCGGGTACGTGAAGGGGTATCCCCTTACCTACGCTTCTTATGAAGAGCTTGCAGGAGGAACGACCGCTGTTCTTGATCCCAATACATTGTGCCTGGAAGTTCCCTATGAAAATAGTCCCCTGTACTGGCTGGAGGGAGAGTATCGCGATGAAGACGGCCTTCATCCGATCCTCGTTCCGGCTCAGTGTGTCTTTCTTTTCTGTAATCTCGATGAAATCAGTCTCTTCAGCGGCCTCGGGTCCACCGGTCTGGCTTCGGGCAATACCATGGAACAGGCCAAGGTGAGTGCTCTTTTGGAAGTGCTGGAACGTGATGCTGAAGGGGTGACGCTCTATGATCCTTCGCGATGCTTCAGGATCGAGGCAAACGATGCGGTGCTGAGTCCTCTCCTGGCTGGATATCGCGCGAAGGGAATCCACATTCAATTTCAGAATATGACCTCTGAATTGGGAATACCATGCTACAAGTGTTTCGTCGTGGGGTCCGAGGGGCAAATCATCAAGGGCACCAGTGCACATCCGGATGGAAGACGCGCTCTCGTTTCCGCTTTGACGGAAACGCCTTATCCTTTCCCGTACGGACCCCCATCCGCTTCAGGCCCCGATGGACTACCCGTAGTGCGCTTTCAGGATATTCCCAATTATTCCAGAGGCGACTACAGGGAAGATCTGGCCCTCTTGGAAGGGGTTCTGATGGCCAACGGGTATCGCCCTATTTACGTCGACCTGACGCGTGAGGATCTTGGCCTGCCCGTGGTGAAAGCCATTGTCCCGGGATTAGAGTTTATGGCGGATTTTGATCGCTTCTCGCGCGTCAGCCCTCGCCTATTTGCTGATTATTTGAATTTGTTCCGTTAAGAATTCGAAAGAACTTTTCCTGTTGAGACGGAGGAAATAGAAGGCAGATGGAATTCTATTTTATCTTATGATTTCAAATAATTTTTTGTATTGAAAACCAGCGGATGGATTTTTAGTTCGATATCGCTTTTTCTTCTTGCCTTTTTCTATTTAGAGTTTATTTTAAATCCCTAAAGAAAAGGGGTTCGATATGTAGGGTTATACGAGGAATCGGTCTTTCGCCTTATAGAGCGGTTTCAGGGTAGCTCGAAATAACGCGCCAAGAAGAGAAGTGCAGGTTGTAAAGAACACAGTTGAGAAAGGATTTAGAAATGGCGGAAGGTCGAGTAAAGTGGTTCAATGATCAAAAGGGTTATGGTTTTATCGAAGCCGATTCTGGAAAGGATGTCTTTGTTCATCATACTTCCATCCAGGGTCAGGGTTTCAAGTCTTTGAGCGAAGGTCAAAGGGTGGCTTTTGATGAAGAGCAAGGCGCTAAAGGGCCTCAGGCGGTTAACGTGAGGAAGCTTTAGTCGATATATTCTTTAGAATCTTCAGTATGCAATGTGAAGCCGAGGCAGGTCCTCGGCTTTTCTGTTTTCAGGGATACCGAAAATCGGCAGAGCAGGAGTCTTTGCTTTTCAATACTCCATTTTGCCCAAACGCTTTCCACCTCTCCTTGCAAAGGGCCATCCTCTATTTAAAGCCGATTTTGACGGCTGTTTTCTGGGGCAACGCATTCGTTGCCGGCCGAGTGACGGGTGGCGAGAACAGCTCAATAGAGCGTCACCTCAATAGTGAACCGCCAGCCAGATTGTTTCTTCAGCGGGATCAGTCCATTCAACGCGATGCCTTCTGTGTGAAGGAATATTGATATAGTCGCCGGCCTCCAGGCTGATCATTGTATCACTGCCTTCAAAACGCAGGCGAGCCCTCCCTTTAATGACAAGGACCCATTCATTTTGCTGTTGATCGTACCAATACCCTTCGGGTGAGGCATGCCCCAGGGAAATGATCCTCTCGATCTTTACCTCCCTGGTTTGGATCAAGCTTTCAAAACATTCGTTTTCAAGAGATTTAGGAACTTCCGACAGGATATTTTTGACTTCCATTTCAATTTAAATTCCATAGGTAGTGTGGGTAGTATGTGGTTAATATTGCTTTTGGGGGTAATTTTACCGATGTCCCTTCCCGTAAAAGCGGGGATGAACATCGGCAACGGTAGGAAATGAAAATAAGAGGAAACCGCACAATCTACCACTTCGTAAAAAGCTCGGCAGAATGTTGATTTAATCCCTCAAAGTAAATTTCCAGGAACAATACCACTCTTCAGGATGGGGGTCGGGCGGGCAACCAATGCATTCCGTTTCGATGCGCGGGTCTATGTAACTGGCAAAAAAGGGATACTCCACCATGCCCCCTGATTTGCAGGGGTAATCCTGAAGTCCTTTACGTTTTCGCGCTACTTGCACTCGGCATTCTTCCATTCTGAATATAAAACTTTTTGCATCCACATCTTCGATGGACTGTTTATTGATTCGCGCATACATGCGAAAAGCGAGAGCCGTTTTCAATCCATCCAATCCACCCAGTTCAGGAATCCCAAGCAGTTCCTTGATCCTGTGAGCCTCGTAAGGTGAAAACCTCGACCAGCACGTATCATTGCAGCGTTTCGCAGTGTCCATTCCAAACTGCTTTTCCACAGCCTGGAACCAGACTCCGTCGTTGGCCAGCCAGTTGACGCAAATGGCATCGAGCAGTTTCAAAAGATCCTGCCTTCCCATGTTCCTCAAAGCCTTCGGAACTCCGTCTTCCACTTCAATATCCAGTACCTTGGCAAGCCTGTTGAACATGATGCTCCACGAAAGATCACCGGCGACCGTTTCAATGGCAGCCGCTTTCTTCATTCCCAACTGGTATTCCACTTCCCTGAACCAGCTTCCATAATGTATCAAAGTGCGCCGAAATCCCTCCATGACCCACTGAACCAACTCCGGTTGAGACAGATCATCAAACACCTTCGGCTGAGATTGACTGGACATTTCTTCTCCTTGTTGTTGAGCCGGCTGATTGCAAGGCCTTAGACTTTTTTTCACACATTTCCATACATTCCGGGGCTCCGAATGGACGTGAATGGGTGAGAAG
This region of Desulforhabdus amnigena genomic DNA includes:
- a CDS encoding pyrimidine/purine nucleoside phosphorylase produces the protein MEVKNILSEVPKSLENECFESLIQTREVKIERIISLGHASPEGYWYDQQQNEWVLVIKGRARLRFEGSDTMISLEAGDYINIPSHRRHRVEWTDPAEETIWLAVHY
- a CDS encoding cold-shock protein, whose protein sequence is MAEGRVKWFNDQKGYGFIEADSGKDVFVHHTSIQGQGFKSLSEGQRVAFDEEQGAKGPQAVNVRKL
- a CDS encoding Tex family protein is translated as MNEQYISIISKELQLAPHQIQATLQLFEDGATVPFIARYRKEATGSLDETQIVAIRDRLAQLEALDKRREAILKSLAETGKLTNDLNLKVLKADSLAVLEDLYLPYRPKRRTRATIAKEKGLEPLAQKLFDQEPGLDPDVEARRYLDEEKGVSSVDDALSGARDIIAEWANENTETRAHLRNLFSRKGQFRAKVLPGKEAQGIQYRDYYDWEESVGQAPSHRVLAMRRGEREGFLSLHILPPEEEALAILESLFLKGDSPASQQVRLALHDSYRRLLAPSLETEIKQETKVRADRDAIAIFVDNLRHLLMAAPLGSKKVMAIDPGFRTGCKVVCLDPQGKLLHNETIYPHTGDQAAAKAVERIVAMVRQFKTEAIAIGNGTAGRETESFVRKLGLPADVQIVMVDESGASIYSASAIAREEFPDHDLTVRGAVSIGRRLMDPLAELVKIDPKSIGVGQYQHDVDQGELKKSLDDVVMSCVNSVGVEVNTASAQLLTYVSGLGPQLAKNILAYRNEKGPFESRAELKRVPRLGPKGYQQAAGFLRIRGGSNPLDSSAVHPESYPIVETMAKDLKCSVSDLMRDESLRQKIDLSRYVTKDVGMPTLNDILQELAKPGRDPRKTFEPFSFAPGIESIDDLQPGMRLPGIVTNVTAFGAFVDIGVHRDGMVHVSELCDYFIKDPGQVVRVHQQVMVTVLDVDHQRKRIALSMKNQGDNKSKDKPDRKTPKNVPQPSTQKYHEKISQKKKQRGIQQSL
- a CDS encoding YheT family hydrolase, with the translated sequence MPLLVSTSYQPPFVLQNGHFQTIFPSLFRRVRDVSYHRIRISTPDDDFIDLDRASVGGDKLGVIAHGLEGSSCRSYVLGMVQALNAQGWDAVAWNFRGCSGEPNRQIRFYHSGDTDDLNTVLKEILNRFDYRHIALIGFSMGGNVILKFLGEYSARMHPSIKAGIAFSVPCDLASAAHKLKQPSNLIYMKRFLLNLHEKIRIKMKQFPGRIDDKGYHLIHSFKEFDERYTAPLHGFESAEDYWEKSSSKGFLHRISIPVLMVNALDDPFLSSSCYPYEEALNNPCFFLEAPRFGGHVGFMGYGNGGNRYWSETRTVQFLKNQCNWK
- a CDS encoding DUF6125 family protein codes for the protein MSSQSQPKVFDDLSQPELVQWVMEGFRRTLIHYGSWFREVEYQLGMKKAAAIETVAGDLSWSIMFNRLAKVLDIEVEDGVPKALRNMGRQDLLKLLDAICVNWLANDGVWFQAVEKQFGMDTAKRCNDTCWSRFSPYEAHRIKELLGIPELGGLDGLKTALAFRMYARINKQSIEDVDAKSFIFRMEECRVQVARKRKGLQDYPCKSGGMVEYPFFASYIDPRIETECIGCPPDPHPEEWYCSWKFTLRD
- a CDS encoding YcaO-like family protein; its protein translation is MNNETVPASTQMHYELRLTTTASGVGYFACCPAEETVFNDYIEYLRSHPFDEFMHKHLMESLSVLKEEKIRDMIKKAGKDDPVFLSLLYEVCHIYEKFTVLRKLFESEDLKELSSYTPLIHIRSDRLEDQALHFKWIQLFEENINEHKSIPSPQSIGLPFPFAERELLSDSRHVVSIKTVSDGIPKSSTQHSDSLPSFEETAQKALEKLQKTGVLGGTEMRHASSLSPYALFRQWNINHAVRNGRHDYTLRGVQTSYGRGLSLPMARASYSMEIVERCSAFADFGPEGVLGYVKGYPLTYASYEELAGGTTAVLDPNTLCLEVPYENSPLYWLEGEYRDEDGLHPILVPAQCVFLFCNLDEISLFSGLGSTGLASGNTMEQAKVSALLEVLERDAEGVTLYDPSRCFRIEANDAVLSPLLAGYRAKGIHIQFQNMTSELGIPCYKCFVVGSEGQIIKGTSAHPDGRRALVSALTETPYPFPYGPPSASGPDGLPVVRFQDIPNYSRGDYREDLALLEGVLMANGYRPIYVDLTREDLGLPVVKAIVPGLEFMADFDRFSRVSPRLFADYLNLFR
- a CDS encoding ATP-dependent helicase gives rise to the protein MPIDQLSPSQQAAVTYVSSPTIVTAGAGSGKTRTLTTKIAHLVNDLGYSPDRILAITFTNKAAAEMKSRLQRATQRPANDFPWVRTFHSACFKILKAHCDLLGYQKPLMIHDDSQQKTHLKKVLAELNLDKKYLYGAGSMISHAKNSGDPQKFLNLHGKLPRKLEIYRKYNEMLEQNNSIDFDDILLLTRDLLIKFPEIRDRYQNSFDYILVDEFQDSNDIQNQIIDLLLRDGRLTVVGDDYQSIYKFRGADPFHFINFPRKYCDARIFKLEENYRSTTEIVAASDALIANNSQRMEKTCFSRRKGELIHVKSLPTDDAEAAWVAKKCWEYVGYKKITMQEIAILYRTKFTSLPFERALRSERLPYNMVGAQGFFQRREVQDLNAYLISAVNVRDDVSFERIINVPKRGIGPGALKKIFAAKERDMSLQDACRKALRRNILPKKAMVELDKLLSFIEAIGKEKPDTALRKVVMEMEYGEYIKSIAENEEDVISRMENIKQMIYDASQKDSIASYLEDAALIRDDQDTADKKNGIRLSTIHAAKGLEFKVVFVVALEEGILPHGRSFDARDEKKHDEGIEEERRLMYVAMTRASDYLHLTSSRTRRGEATIESRFLDEIPEDLQDRQ